The following are encoded together in the Gemmatimonadaceae bacterium genome:
- a CDS encoding YicC/YloC family endoribonuclease, with amino-acid sequence MTGFGTAEGAVGGARVTVEVRSVNHRFFNPSIKLPNALARWEVEVREALRRGIGRGAVTLSARIDHTAASGVGIDEHRLGEYVTRLRELQQRFGFSEPLDLATVLRLPEVVVSGGAEPAAGTVEELLAVVDRAVAALTAMRGAEGERLAEYLVERLENVGSALDRIAERAPKRLVEQRDRLRASVREIAAGVSVDDARLEQEIAILADRLDVSEELSRFRAHLAAFRDTLRAGPEDGVGKRLGFLLQEMLREANTTGSKANDAVVVGDVVLIKEELERTREQVENLE; translated from the coding sequence GTGGGTGGGGCACGGGTCACGGTCGAAGTGCGCTCGGTCAACCACCGCTTTTTTAATCCGTCCATCAAACTCCCCAATGCGCTGGCGCGGTGGGAAGTCGAGGTGCGTGAAGCCCTGCGGCGCGGGATCGGCCGCGGCGCCGTGACCCTCTCCGCCCGCATCGATCACACGGCGGCGTCGGGCGTCGGCATCGACGAGCATCGCTTGGGCGAGTACGTCACGCGGCTGCGCGAGTTGCAGCAACGGTTCGGTTTCTCCGAGCCGCTCGATCTGGCGACGGTGCTGCGACTGCCCGAGGTCGTGGTGTCGGGTGGCGCCGAACCGGCTGCGGGAACGGTGGAGGAATTGCTGGCGGTGGTGGATCGGGCGGTGGCCGCGCTCACGGCGATGCGCGGGGCCGAAGGGGAGCGGCTGGCGGAGTATCTGGTGGAGCGCCTGGAGAATGTCGGATCGGCGCTGGACCGGATCGCCGAACGGGCGCCCAAGCGGCTGGTGGAGCAGCGCGACCGCCTGCGGGCGTCGGTACGGGAGATCGCGGCCGGCGTGTCGGTGGACGATGCGCGGCTGGAGCAGGAGATCGCGATTCTGGCCGACCGGTTGGATGTAAGTGAGGAACTGTCGCGGTTCCGCGCCCACCTGGCGGCGTTCCGCGACACGCTCCGGGCGGGACCGGAAGACGGGGTGGGCAAGCGGCTGGGATTTCTGTTGCAGGAGATGCTCCGCGAGGCCAACACCACGGGGAGCAAGGCGAACGACGCGGTCGTGGTGGGTGACGTGGTGCTGATCAAGGAAGAGCTGGAGCGCACTCGCGAGCAGGTGGAGAATCTCGAATGA
- the gmk gene encoding guanylate kinase, which produces MSAFPVILSAPSGGGKTTIAKAVLARRTDVGYSVSCTTRSPRPGEVEGRDYQFLSRREFIDRQERGEFAESAEVHGNLYGTLQSEVDRVLRAGQHVIMDIDVQGALQFRRAFPQSVSVFVLPPSGEVLLQRLRERDTESGSQLVSRLQSALQELQAVDEYQYVVVNDELESAVSLVSSIIDAEVASRERVADLRHQVTLLIERLEREIESQSF; this is translated from the coding sequence ATGAGCGCATTCCCGGTCATCCTCTCGGCGCCATCTGGAGGCGGCAAGACCACGATCGCCAAGGCGGTGCTCGCTCGGCGCACGGACGTCGGATACTCGGTGTCGTGCACCACGCGGAGCCCGCGGCCGGGCGAGGTGGAGGGCAGGGATTACCAGTTTCTGTCGCGTCGGGAGTTCATCGATCGCCAGGAGCGGGGGGAGTTCGCGGAGTCGGCTGAAGTGCACGGCAATCTGTACGGCACGCTCCAGTCCGAGGTGGACCGGGTGTTGCGCGCCGGACAGCACGTGATCATGGACATCGACGTGCAGGGTGCGCTCCAGTTCCGGCGCGCCTTCCCGCAGTCGGTGAGCGTGTTCGTCCTGCCGCCCTCGGGCGAGGTGCTGCTGCAGCGCCTGCGCGAGCGCGATACGGAAAGCGGGTCGCAATTGGTGAGCCGGTTGCAGTCGGCGCTTCAGGAACTGCAGGCGGTGGACGAGTACCAATACGTGGTGGTGAACGACGAGCTCGAGAGCGCGGTGAGTCTCGTATCGTCGATCATCGATGCGGAAGTGGCCAGTCGCGAGCGGGTGGCGGACCTGCGGCATCAGGTCACGTTGCTCATCGAGCGCCTGGAGCGGGAAATCGAAAGCCAATCCTTCTGA
- a CDS encoding DNA-directed RNA polymerase subunit omega, whose protein sequence is MRVFTPLEIAKHAANKYLGVLVAAKYARVLNEFPRDRSAMGEKKLTTRAMEDLSSGKLTYRVVPRLRGE, encoded by the coding sequence ATGCGAGTATTCACTCCCCTCGAAATCGCCAAGCACGCGGCCAACAAGTACCTCGGCGTGCTCGTCGCGGCGAAGTACGCCCGGGTGCTCAACGAGTTCCCGCGCGACCGTTCGGCCATGGGCGAGAAGAAGCTGACCACGCGCGCCATGGAAGATCTGTCGAGCGGCAAGCTCACGTATCGCGTCGTGCCGCGCCTGCGCGGCGAGTAA